A genomic segment from bacterium encodes:
- a CDS encoding amidohydrolase family protein, which yields MQLRQFLFGALALGLLAATPPARAGGPEVFALTEVRIVVAPGQVIEKGTVVLRDGVIEAVGAEITPPADARVLERAELTVYPGLIDAYVESKWPQSEGEIRDGAHDNSLVRPERRMALHGLDSATTEKLRGAGFTTVAVAPQEGLLRGHSAVVNLGDGGVNQNLLRDEHAQNVTFARKARGKGYPSSLMGSIALLRQTLLDARWHERAWASYDAEPAQKRPPMNSAFADLADVANGRELVVIEGEDALGALRSASLIREFGLRAHLVGSGDEYRWLDEISVIGVPLIVPLDFPQVPNVPEEDDLVLSLEDLRHWDRAPRNPKALLDAGNTVAITSHRLEAPGDVLKNLYLAIDRGGLSSDEALAALTTTPARLLGIDDRAGTVEVGKMANLVLAEGELFAEKPSLREVWVDGRRFEVKDSKPPAIEPAGTWELTMTTGDSDTLPAVMILEGNAKNLSGTVTDPEGNRIPLSRAEVSGERLEVVFDGTAHGTPGDIEFHLDIKGDSGTGHGTSPTGSFTIKGTRSTEPTEVTR from the coding sequence ATGCAACTGAGACAGTTTCTTTTCGGAGCATTAGCGCTCGGCTTGCTCGCCGCGACCCCTCCGGCCCGGGCCGGGGGCCCCGAAGTTTTCGCCCTCACCGAGGTTCGCATCGTCGTGGCGCCGGGGCAGGTGATCGAGAAGGGCACGGTCGTACTGCGTGACGGAGTGATCGAGGCGGTAGGGGCCGAGATCACGCCCCCCGCCGACGCTCGCGTTCTCGAGCGGGCGGAGCTGACCGTCTATCCCGGCTTGATCGACGCCTACGTCGAGAGCAAGTGGCCGCAGAGTGAAGGCGAGATCCGCGACGGCGCCCACGACAACTCGCTGGTGCGGCCCGAGCGCCGGATGGCGCTTCACGGCCTCGACAGCGCCACGACCGAGAAGCTGCGCGGCGCCGGGTTCACGACCGTCGCCGTCGCTCCTCAGGAGGGGCTCCTCCGCGGCCACAGCGCGGTCGTCAACCTCGGCGACGGTGGAGTCAACCAGAACCTCCTGCGCGACGAGCACGCCCAGAACGTCACCTTCGCCCGGAAAGCCCGCGGCAAGGGTTATCCGAGCTCCCTCATGGGTAGCATCGCTCTTCTTCGGCAGACCCTGCTCGACGCCCGTTGGCACGAAAGGGCCTGGGCCTCCTACGACGCCGAGCCGGCACAGAAGCGGCCACCCATGAACTCCGCCTTCGCCGACCTGGCGGATGTCGCCAACGGCCGAGAGCTGGTCGTCATCGAGGGCGAGGACGCGCTCGGCGCACTTCGCAGCGCCAGCTTGATCCGGGAGTTCGGACTCCGGGCGCACCTCGTCGGCAGTGGCGACGAATACCGCTGGCTGGACGAGATCAGCGTCATCGGCGTGCCGCTGATCGTGCCACTCGACTTCCCTCAGGTCCCCAACGTGCCCGAAGAGGACGATCTCGTCCTTTCTCTCGAGGACCTGCGCCACTGGGACCGAGCGCCGCGGAATCCGAAAGCACTTCTGGACGCCGGCAATACGGTCGCCATCACCAGCCACCGCCTCGAGGCACCCGGAGACGTGCTCAAAAACCTCTACCTCGCCATCGATCGAGGCGGACTGAGCTCCGACGAAGCGCTGGCGGCGTTGACCACCACCCCCGCCAGGCTCCTTGGCATCGACGATCGCGCCGGAACCGTCGAGGTCGGCAAGATGGCCAACCTGGTCCTCGCCGAGGGCGAGCTTTTCGCCGAGAAGCCCAGCCTCAGAGAAGTGTGGGTCGACGGGCGGCGCTTCGAGGTCAAGGACTCGAAGCCGCCGGCGATCGAACCGGCCGGCACCTGGGAGTTGACGATGACCACCGGCGACAGCGACACGCTGCCGGCGGTCATGATCCTCGAGGGCAACGCCAAGAATCTCTCGGGCACGGTGACAGATCCCGAGGGGAATCGGATCCCACTGTCCAGGGCCGAGGTCTCGGGAGAGCGGCTCGAAGTCGTTTTCGACGGCACGGCCCACGGAACCCCGGGAGATATCGAGTTTCACCTAGACATCAAGGGCGACAGCGGCACGGGTCACGGGACCTCCCCGACCGGGTCGTTCACGATCAAGGGAACGCGATCAACCGAACCGACGGAGGTCACTCGATGA
- a CDS encoding amidohydrolase family protein, with translation MKLARQFLAGLALATLWIASVSPAPGETLGDPSAWRNDLPEQPEATVVRNATIWTSGPDGRLENADLLIRGGRVSAVGVGLSAPAGAIEIGADGKHVTPGLIDAHSHVAITGGVNEGTNITTAEVRIQDVIDAHAVDLYRQLAGGLTTANLMHGSANSIGGQTATIKLRWGQPPEELLLDGAYRGIKFALGENPKQSNWNVQERRYPQTRAGVEQSIRERFTAALDYRREWNEHRASPDRRRVPPRRDLQLEALIEVLEGKRGIQSHSYRADEIIMLMRIAEDFGFHVKCYQHVLEGYKVADEIAAHGAGASTFSDWWAYKYEVIDAIPYNGAIMWDRNVVVSFNSDSSELARRMNLEAAKAVRYGGVPEEEALKFVTLNPAIQLGIEDRVGSLETGKDADFVIWSGDPLSSYSIVEQTWVDGRKYFDRAEDLARREAVAAERSALLARARSFKEKPEDEEATGPDDEGEIPAETPPRTPTTPVAWPHEKMER, from the coding sequence ATGAAGCTCGCAAGACAGTTCTTGGCCGGTCTGGCCCTCGCGACACTCTGGATAGCGAGCGTCTCCCCCGCTCCGGGCGAGACCCTGGGCGATCCGTCCGCGTGGCGAAACGACCTGCCCGAGCAGCCCGAAGCGACCGTCGTACGAAACGCCACGATCTGGACCAGCGGACCCGATGGCCGCCTCGAGAACGCGGACCTGCTGATTCGCGGCGGCAGGGTCAGCGCGGTCGGCGTGGGTCTGAGTGCTCCGGCCGGCGCGATCGAAATCGGCGCCGACGGCAAGCACGTCACACCGGGTCTGATCGACGCGCACTCCCACGTCGCCATTACTGGCGGAGTCAACGAGGGCACCAACATCACCACGGCCGAGGTCCGGATACAGGACGTGATCGACGCCCACGCGGTCGATCTCTACCGGCAACTGGCGGGAGGTCTCACCACCGCCAATCTCATGCACGGCTCGGCCAATTCGATCGGCGGCCAGACCGCGACCATCAAGCTGCGCTGGGGCCAGCCACCGGAGGAGCTTCTCCTCGACGGCGCCTACCGGGGTATCAAGTTCGCGCTGGGCGAGAATCCGAAGCAGAGCAACTGGAACGTCCAGGAGAGGCGGTACCCGCAGACTCGAGCAGGCGTCGAGCAATCGATTCGAGAGCGGTTCACCGCGGCGCTCGACTACCGCCGGGAATGGAACGAGCACAGAGCCTCGCCGGACCGTCGCCGCGTACCCCCCAGGCGGGACCTCCAGCTCGAAGCCCTCATCGAGGTCCTCGAGGGCAAACGCGGCATTCAGTCTCATTCCTACCGAGCCGACGAGATCATCATGCTCATGCGGATCGCCGAAGACTTCGGCTTCCATGTCAAGTGCTACCAGCACGTCCTCGAGGGCTACAAGGTCGCCGACGAGATCGCCGCCCACGGAGCCGGCGCCTCGACCTTCAGTGACTGGTGGGCCTACAAATACGAGGTCATCGACGCGATCCCCTACAACGGCGCGATCATGTGGGATCGCAATGTCGTGGTCTCATTCAACTCCGATTCGTCGGAGCTGGCCAGGAGGATGAACCTCGAGGCCGCCAAGGCGGTCCGCTACGGAGGTGTTCCCGAGGAAGAGGCGCTCAAGTTCGTCACCCTCAATCCGGCGATCCAGCTCGGCATCGAGGACCGGGTGGGTTCGCTCGAAACCGGCAAAGACGCCGACTTCGTCATCTGGAGTGGCGACCCTCTGTCGAGCTACTCGATCGTCGAGCAGACCTGGGTGGACGGCCGCAAATACTTCGATCGAGCCGAGGACCTGGCACGCCGCGAGGCGGTCGCCGCAGAAAGAAGCGCATTGCTGGCGAGGGCTCGGTCCTTCAAAGAAAAACCGGAAGACGAAGAGGCCACCGGTCCTGACGACGAGGGGGAGATCCCGGCCGAGACACCACCCAGAACTCCAACCACGCCGGTTGCCTGGCCGCACGAGAAGATGGAGCGATGA